The nucleotide window TTGCTTTTCCTTATAAGGGTAATGTACCTAAATCTGGGTATAAAGCGGTTCGTGAGAACCGTGAACGTGGTTTGCATACTTTGTTGTTTCTTGATATTAAGGAGGATCGTTTTATGTCGCCTGTTGAGGGTTTAGAGTGTTTGTTGGAGGTTGAGAGGTTGGTGGGTGATGGTGTGGTTACTGATGACTTGCCTGTTGTTGTGGTTGGTCGGGCTGGCTCTAGTTCTCCTGAGGTTCGGGCGGGTCGGGTTGGTGAGTTGGTTGACTGTGAGTTTGGGGGTCCGATGCATATTTTGATTGTTCCAGGCGATCTACATTTTTTGGAGGAGGAGGCGTTGCAGATGTTTGGTTTGGATTGATTTTGTTTATTTTGAATTAGAGATATATCCTTTTTTTTGGGAGGGGTGTTATGGGGGGTGGCCTGTTTTTTTATGTGGTTTTAGGCCGGGTATTTTGGTTAGTTTTTGTTTGAATTGTTGGGATCTGAGTTTTTGTTTGAATTGTTTTGTTGTCTTGTTTTTTGTTATTATGAAGTCGTATTCTTCTTCTGTTATTTTATGGAAATCTAGGTTGTTTTGGGTTGCGTATGGTTTTATTGCGATTCCTGCGTCTGCTTTACCTGTTTTTATTGATTGTGCTACGGCTGAATGTGTTGTTGGTGTGTTTTTGTAGCCTTTTATTTGGTTTTTGATTTCTCTGGCTGGTTTTTTTGTTTTTTTGGATATTTCCTGTATTTTTTGGTCTAGTAGTGTTCTTGTTCCTGAGCCTTGGTTTCTGTTTGTTATTGTGATGTCTTTTTTGATTAGGTCTTTTATTGTTTTTATGTTGTGTGGGTTGTTTTTTTGTACGAGTATTCCTTGTTCTCTTTTGTATCCTTTTATGAGTTCGGCGTTCTTGATGTTGTATTCCTTGATGTAATTTTTGTTGTATTCTTTGTTTTTGTTCAGTAGGTGTATACCGATTATGTCTGGTATGTTGCTTGCCATCATTTCGAGGCCGCCTCTTGATCCTGTGTGTATTGTTTTGTTTGTTTGGGTTAGCATTCCGGTTATTATGTCTGTTCCATAGCAATGGCTTCCCATTATCAATAGGTTTGGTATCTCTAGGTGTTTTGAGTGGAGTTGGGCTTTTTTTGTTTCTCCTTTCTGGATGTATTCTTCGTTTTGTTTTGCTGTTATGATTCCTTCTGAATCTGATAGTGATTTTATTGCTCCTGAACCACGGTAGACGGGGTATGCTTTGTATTTGTTTTGTTTTTTGGTTATTCCGATTGGTATTAGGTGTTTTTTTCCTGGTACTGACTGTATTTTGGTTGCTGTTTGAACTGTGACTGTGTTTTGTTGTCTTTTTTTTCCTGTTTTTTCTTGTAGTATTGGTTCTATTAATGCTTTGAATATTGTTAGGCTGGATGTTGGGTATCCTGGTAAGCCTATTATTGGTGTTTCGTTGATTTTTGCTGCGAATGTTGGTTTTCCAGGTTTTATTTTTAGGCCATGGAAGAGTAGTTTGTCTTCCAGTATTCTGTAGAGTATGTCTGTATGTCCGGCGGATGTACTTCCTGAGGTTAGTATTAGGTCTGATTGGTTAGCGGCTTTCTTTAGAGTTTGTTTGATCTGTTTTTCGTTGTCGGGGAGTACTCCAATTTTTTTGGGTTGTCCGCCTGCTTCTTTTACTGCGCTGTATATCGTGTTTTGGTTTACGTCGTATATCTGGCCTGGTTTGAGTTTTTTGTCAGGGGTTGTGATTTCATCTCCTGTTGAGATTATGGCGGTTATGGGGCCTTTTTTGGTTTCTATGGTTTCATGTCCTGTTGCTGCTAATAAACCTATTTCTCTTGGGGTTAGTGTTTTGTCTTTTTTTAGTATTTTTTCTCCGGCTGTTATGTCGGTTCCGGCGTGCATAACGTTTTGTTCTGGGTATACTGGTTTTCTTATGTTTATTGTGTTGTTTTGTTGGTCTGTGTGTTCGATCATTACTACTGCGTTTGCGCCACTTGGCATTACGGCTCCTGTAGCGATTTCTATTGCTTCTCCTTGTTTTAGGGTTTGTTTGGGTTTTTCTCCTGCGTTTATAGATCCGGTTTTTTTGAGTTTTTTTGGGTTGTCTTCTTCGGCACCGTATGTGTCTTCTGCTTTGACTGCGTATCCATCCATTGCGGATCTATCGAATGGGGGGACATCTATTGGTGACTGGATGTCTGTTGATAGTGTATGTCCACCTGCTTTATGGATGGGGGTTGTTTCTGTCTTGGTTTTGATGAGTGGTTTTATTATTTTTCTTGCTTTTTTAATTGAAATGAGTTTATGGAACTGTTTTCTATTGTTTTGGTTTGGTTTTTTATTCAATTGGAACCACCTCTACATTTTCTCCTTTGTCTTTTCCCTCGCTTTCGCTGGGTATTATTGCGATTCCGTCGGCTTGGGTTATTGAGGTTATTATTCCGGATCCGGAGGTTCTTAGGGGCGTGGCTTCTCCATTTTTTAGTTTTACTCTTGTGTATGTTTGGTAGCCTGGTGTGGAGTGTATTTTTCTTGTAAGTTTTGCTTTGGTTCTCCATTCTTTTTTCGTCTTTATTTTTCCTTTACGTTGGATTGTGGGTTTTAAGAATATTTTTGCTGCTATTGCAGCGGCTACTGGATATCCTGGTAAGCCTATTATTGGTGTTTCTTCGATTTCTCCAAGGATTGTTGGTTTTCCGGGTTTGATTGCAACTCCCTCGATATGTACAACACCGTTCTGTTTTATTACTTGTGAGGTGTAGTCTCGTGCTCCTACGGAGCTTCCTCCAATAACCACTATTATATCTTTATCGAGGTTTTTTGTAATGGCTTTCTGTATTTTTTTAGGTTGGTCGGGAGTTATCTGGTGTGTTTTGGGTTTTCCTCCCCATCTTTCTATCAACATTTCGATTGTTATTGAGTTGCTTTCGATTACTTGGCCTGGTTTTGGTTCTTGGCCTGGTTTTATGACTTCGTTTCCAGTTGGGATGATTGTTGTTTCCGGTTTTTTCATTACTTCTATCTCTTCTATCTGTAGTGTTCTGAGTAGCCCTAGCTCCATTGGCCTTAGTTGATGGCCTGCTTTCAATATTTTTTCGTTTTTTTCTACGTCTTCTCCGATTGGACTTACGTTTTCTCCTGGTGAGACTGGTTTATAGGTTTTTATTGTTTGGTCGGTTTTTTCTGTGTCTTCTATTTTGATTACGGCGTCTGTTTGGCTTGGTATTTCGGAGCCGGTGTGGACTCTTACGCACTCCATGTCATTGGGGTTTTTTTCAACCATTTTTAGTGGTATTGGGCTTGTGTTGGTTGCTCCGTATGTGTTTTCTGCTTTTACTGCATATCCATCCATGGCGGACCGGTTGTAGTGGGGTACATTTTTTGGTGACTTTATGTCTTTTGCTATGGCCCGATCTAATGCTTTAGTTATTTTTATTTTCTCAGTAGTTTTTATCGGTTTTATTGTCTTTAAATAGGAGTTTAATGCTTTTTTTATGGGGGTGAGGGTTTTGAATCCATTTTTTTTCTTCATTTTATCAATTCCGGTTATAGAAATCAACATAATTTTTTTGTTTTTTTTGGTTTTTTAGGTGGTTGTGGTAAGTTTGATTATGGATGAGGTTTTAGTTTTCTGTATGCGTGTTGAATTATTTATTGATGGTGAGAAGGTTCCCATTAACGGTTTTGTTCAGAGGATGATTGGTAACTCTATGGAAGGGATGATTGAAGCCCTTCATGGGGTTGATGAGGATTGGGATGGCGCTGAGATAAAGGTTGTTCGTGAAGAATAACCGTTAGTGTTTATGGTTATTTCTCTTTTTTGTTGCTACATAACTATCGTTGCGTCCGAAACGACATAATGGTTTATATCCAAACACCGATATAATAACACGGTAAACCAAGTCAAAATAAATTTTCCCTAGAGAGAAAACAAAATGAAAAAAGAAGCTAAAGTCGAGGTCTACATAAAATCTAAAAACACAAAATTCAAAACTAAAGACCTAGAACTACTTAAATCGATTAAAAAAGAAGGCTCTATCAACAAAGCAGCTGAAAAACTCGGTAGGTCTTACTCACACTCCCAAAAAAGAATCGATGAACTAGAAAATGCATTTGGAAAATTAATAACAAGACAACGAGGCGGATTAAATGGAGGAGGAAGTAAACTAACATCTATAGCCAGTGAATTGATACAGACACTTGAAAACAAAATAACTGATTTAGCAATAACCGCCAACACAGAAATAACAGAAATAAATGGTGAGATAAAAAACACAGAAGGAGATCTCGCCGAAATAAAAACATCCATAGGCACCCTAAAAACAAGAAAAAACCCTTGGATGGAAACTGGAAAAAAAACAAGAGTTTTAATAAGAGCCGACACCATCACACTCCTAGAACCAAACAAAAAACAAAAAACAAGCGCATTAAACACAATCGAAGGCATAGTAACAGACATAGAGAAACCAGAAACTAAAGGAACTGTAACAATTAAACTAAAAACAAACAACAATGAAATAAAAGCAATAGTAACAAAAAACAGCCTCAAAAACCTCAACATAACACAAGGAAAAAAACTAGCCGCCACATTCAAAGCAACAGCAACAAAAGCAATTCCAACAAAACCCAACCAAAACCCATAAAACATTTCCCAATACAACCCCACCAACTAATTATAAACCAAAAAAACCCGAACCACCCCAAAGTGAAAAAATGAAAGGTAAAGCAAAAGCCTGTGGAGCAATAACCATAGTAAACGCCATAGCAGGATGGAGAGGAGCAGCACTAGCAATAGACCTACATACAACAGCCGAAGCCACACTAGACCCAGAAACAAACGAAATAATAGGAGACGCAGGCGGCCTAGACCCCACATTAATAGAAACCTGTGTAAAAAAAACACTCCAATGGTTCGACAAAGATATGGGTGGAGCAATAAAAACCGAAACCGAAATACCTCCAAGCAGAGGCCTGAAAAGCAGTAGTGCTGCAGCCAATGCAGCAGTACTAGCAACAGCAAAGGCATTAAACAAAGAAAACGAGATAACCAAAAAAGAAATACTAGAAATCGGAGTAGAATCAGCGATTGAATCAGATGTAACGATAACCGGAGCATACGACGATGCATCAGCATCCATATACGGCGGCCTAACAATAACAGACAACTGGGACCGAAAAATCCTTAAACAAAGAAAGATGGATGAAGAAATATTGATATTGGTTCCAGAAAACACCTCACACTCATCCGAAACAAACGTCGAGAGAGCCGAACTACTTGAAACACTAGTAAAAAAAGCACATAAAATGGCCTTAAACGACTCAGTTTATGACGCAATGACATTAAACGGAATATTATATTGCGCAACACTAGAATACAGCCAAAAAATACCATTAGACGCATTAGAAAACGGAGCAAAAGCAGCAGGACTATCTGGAACAGGAACCGCATACGCAGCAATAGTCGACAACGACTCAAAAAGAGATGTCAAAAAAGCCTGGAATAAATATGGAGATATAATACAGACTAAAACAAACAACAAAGGAGGAAAAACACTTTGAAACTTGAAGAAATCC belongs to Methanonatronarchaeum sp. AMET-Sl and includes:
- a CDS encoding shikimate kinase yields the protein MKGKAKACGAITIVNAIAGWRGAALAIDLHTTAEATLDPETNEIIGDAGGLDPTLIETCVKKTLQWFDKDMGGAIKTETEIPPSRGLKSSSAAANAAVLATAKALNKENEITKKEILEIGVESAIESDVTITGAYDDASASIYGGLTITDNWDRKILKQRKMDEEILILVPENTSHSSETNVERAELLETLVKKAHKMALNDSVYDAMTLNGILYCATLEYSQKIPLDALENGAKAAGLSGTGTAYAAIVDNDSKRDVKKAWNKYGDIIQTKTNNKGGKTL
- the glp gene encoding gephyrin-like molybdotransferase Glp, encoding MKKKNGFKTLTPIKKALNSYLKTIKPIKTTEKIKITKALDRAIAKDIKSPKNVPHYNRSAMDGYAVKAENTYGATNTSPIPLKMVEKNPNDMECVRVHTGSEIPSQTDAVIKIEDTEKTDQTIKTYKPVSPGENVSPIGEDVEKNEKILKAGHQLRPMELGLLRTLQIEEIEVMKKPETTIIPTGNEVIKPGQEPKPGQVIESNSITIEMLIERWGGKPKTHQITPDQPKKIQKAITKNLDKDIIVVIGGSSVGARDYTSQVIKQNGVVHIEGVAIKPGKPTILGEIEETPIIGLPGYPVAAAIAAKIFLKPTIQRKGKIKTKKEWRTKAKLTRKIHSTPGYQTYTRVKLKNGEATPLRTSGSGIITSITQADGIAIIPSESEGKDKGENVEVVPIE
- a CDS encoding molybdopterin biosynthesis protein, translating into MNKKPNQNNRKQFHKLISIKKARKIIKPLIKTKTETTPIHKAGGHTLSTDIQSPIDVPPFDRSAMDGYAVKAEDTYGAEEDNPKKLKKTGSINAGEKPKQTLKQGEAIEIATGAVMPSGANAVVMIEHTDQQNNTINIRKPVYPEQNVMHAGTDITAGEKILKKDKTLTPREIGLLAATGHETIETKKGPITAIISTGDEITTPDKKLKPGQIYDVNQNTIYSAVKEAGGQPKKIGVLPDNEKQIKQTLKKAANQSDLILTSGSTSAGHTDILYRILEDKLLFHGLKIKPGKPTFAAKINETPIIGLPGYPTSSLTIFKALIEPILQEKTGKKRQQNTVTVQTATKIQSVPGKKHLIPIGITKKQNKYKAYPVYRGSGAIKSLSDSEGIITAKQNEEYIQKGETKKAQLHSKHLEIPNLLIMGSHCYGTDIITGMLTQTNKTIHTGSRGGLEMMASNIPDIIGIHLLNKNKEYNKNYIKEYNIKNAELIKGYKREQGILVQKNNPHNIKTIKDLIKKDITITNRNQGSGTRTLLDQKIQEISKKTKKPAREIKNQIKGYKNTPTTHSAVAQSIKTGKADAGIAIKPYATQNNLDFHKITEEEYDFIITKNKTTKQFKQKLRSQQFKQKLTKIPGLKPHKKTGHPP
- a CDS encoding TOBE domain-containing protein, with the protein product MKKEAKVEVYIKSKNTKFKTKDLELLKSIKKEGSINKAAEKLGRSYSHSQKRIDELENAFGKLITRQRGGLNGGGSKLTSIASELIQTLENKITDLAITANTEITEINGEIKNTEGDLAEIKTSIGTLKTRKNPWMETGKKTRVLIRADTITLLEPNKKQKTSALNTIEGIVTDIEKPETKGTVTIKLKTNNNEIKAIVTKNSLKNLNITQGKKLAATFKATATKAIPTKPNQNP